In Candidatus Paceibacterota bacterium, a single genomic region encodes these proteins:
- a CDS encoding Gfo/Idh/MocA family oxidoreductase: protein MSMEVGQQESGKVKVSVLGAGSLGKEHVRIYAELAAGGQIQFVGVYDTMAETAQRFAQKYRVRAFASLDEAAAACDAVSIVTPTTTHFELAKAMLHQGRHVLVEKPMTSNAAQATELVQLARQKNCVLQVGHVERFNPVFNYLQTVATDPRFIEAHRLSPYPARSTDIGVVLDLMIHDLDVVLAFVKSPVQSVDAVGIPVLSKSEDIANARLRFANGCVANLTASRVSPERMRKIRVFSGGAITSYISLDYRAQEGFIYRIARQDEEKSSLFKKLVHAKDSTIVSEFGGRKIVREPVPIAKEEPLRLELQDFIRCVQAHRTPMVSGESAKRALDLAFEITRQIQTAGFSAEPPVG, encoded by the coding sequence ATGAGCATGGAAGTCGGCCAGCAAGAATCAGGCAAAGTCAAAGTCTCCGTCCTCGGAGCTGGTTCCCTGGGTAAAGAGCATGTGCGCATTTACGCCGAACTGGCGGCTGGGGGCCAAATCCAGTTTGTCGGAGTTTATGACACCATGGCCGAAACGGCGCAACGATTTGCCCAGAAATACCGGGTGCGCGCGTTTGCGTCGCTGGACGAAGCCGCCGCCGCCTGCGATGCCGTGAGCATTGTCACACCCACGACCACCCATTTCGAGCTGGCGAAAGCCATGCTCCACCAGGGCCGGCACGTGCTGGTGGAAAAGCCGATGACCAGCAACGCGGCGCAGGCCACCGAACTGGTCCAATTGGCGCGCCAGAAGAACTGCGTCCTGCAGGTGGGCCATGTCGAGCGCTTCAATCCCGTCTTCAATTATCTCCAGACGGTGGCCACCGACCCGCGCTTCATCGAAGCGCACCGGCTCTCGCCCTATCCGGCCCGGAGCACCGATATCGGCGTCGTGCTCGACTTGATGATCCACGACCTGGACGTGGTGCTGGCGTTCGTCAAGTCTCCGGTCCAGAGCGTGGACGCGGTGGGCATCCCGGTGTTGAGCAAGTCTGAGGACATCGCCAACGCGCGCCTGCGCTTTGCCAATGGCTGTGTTGCCAACCTGACCGCGAGCCGCGTCAGCCCCGAAAGGATGCGCAAGATTCGTGTGTTCAGCGGGGGCGCCATAACCAGTTACATCTCTCTCGATTACCGCGCGCAGGAAGGATTCATCTACCGCATCGCGCGGCAGGACGAGGAGAAAAGCTCGTTATTCAAAAAACTGGTCCACGCCAAGGACTCAACGATCGTTAGCGAGTTCGGCGGTCGCAAGATCGTGCGTGAGCCGGTGCCGATTGCGAAAGAGGAGCCGCTCAGGCTGGAGCTCCAGGACTTCATCCGATGTGTGCAGGCGCATCGCACGCCGATGGTCAGCGGGGAATCAGCGAAACGGGCGCTGGACCTGGCATTTGAAATCACCCGCCAAATCCAGACGGCGGGCTTCAGTGCGGAGCCGCCAGTGGGTTAG
- a CDS encoding prepilin-type N-terminal cleavage/methylation domain-containing protein yields MVITLSAADSGRRVVHGRRPGTGFTLIELLVVIAIIAILAALLLPALAKAKDKAVKIQCTSNLKQWGVAVTMYAGDNREHFPANPTTDGASGFAWMAMALNTNFYPAYLYQNRRGTTTVRRAKQDVIYCPTDEWHRAVESEADRVNLIGYQYLPGRDNHPVAWPDYNSDGLGEWVYRKKLGGPYRKAPVMIDKIQGTGRAPNLTWFGSTGVTSTSFPFANHRNTGGISVGGNFLYEDGSVLWRKFSLTGYRTTIDVGSAAGGWTVFYRPADLGPGPW; encoded by the coding sequence ATGGTGATTACCCTGTCGGCTGCCGATTCGGGCAGACGTGTCGTCCACGGCAGGCGACCGGGGACGGGTTTTACCCTCATTGAACTGCTGGTAGTGATTGCGATCATTGCCATTCTAGCCGCGCTGCTGTTGCCGGCACTGGCGAAGGCGAAGGACAAGGCAGTAAAGATACAGTGCACCAGCAACCTGAAGCAATGGGGCGTGGCCGTCACCATGTATGCCGGGGACAACCGCGAGCACTTCCCGGCCAACCCCACTACTGACGGTGCCAGCGGATTTGCCTGGATGGCGATGGCGCTTAATACCAACTTCTACCCCGCTTACCTTTACCAAAACCGCCGCGGCACAACCACTGTGCGACGAGCCAAGCAAGACGTGATCTACTGCCCCACTGACGAGTGGCACCGCGCCGTGGAATCGGAGGCGGACCGGGTCAACTTGATCGGCTACCAGTATCTGCCCGGGCGAGACAACCATCCGGTGGCCTGGCCCGACTATAACTCCGACGGGCTGGGTGAATGGGTGTACCGGAAGAAGCTCGGCGGCCCTTATCGCAAGGCGCCGGTCATGATTGACAAGATCCAAGGGACCGGCAGAGCCCCCAACCTCACGTGGTTTGGCTCCACAGGCGTGACCAGCACGAGCTTCCCCTTTGCAAACCATCGCAATACCGGCGGCATCTCCGTCGGGGGGAACTTCCTCTACGAGGACGGCAGTGTTCTCTGGCGCAAATTCAGTTTGACTGGATACCGGACGACCATTGACGTCGGGTCTGCGGCTGGGGGGTGGACGGTGTTCTACCGCCCCGCCGACCTTGGTCCCGGTCCTTGGTAG
- the plsY gene encoding glycerol-3-phosphate 1-O-acyltransferase PlsY, producing MLTVLIAYLLGSIPTGFLVAKARGVDIRTVGSGNIGATNVFRILGTQAGIFVLLADAAKGWLAVFVVAKLVSDWLYPQAGPAAEEWFSLAAGAAAIIGHNFTCWLHFKGGKGIATSAGVLAGLVPVALLIILAIWIVVFAFSRYVSLASICAAAALPFCAWLLGESRTIVLVLSALAALAIYKHKANIQRLLNGTENRIGGKRAAPPDSPKATA from the coding sequence ATGCTGACGGTCTTGATCGCCTACCTGCTGGGCTCGATTCCGACGGGCTTCCTGGTGGCGAAAGCGCGCGGTGTGGATATCCGCACGGTGGGCAGCGGCAATATTGGAGCGACTAACGTGTTCCGCATCCTCGGCACCCAGGCGGGTATCTTCGTTCTGCTGGCCGATGCGGCCAAGGGCTGGCTGGCGGTGTTTGTGGTAGCGAAATTGGTATCGGATTGGCTGTATCCGCAAGCCGGCCCGGCAGCCGAGGAATGGTTTTCCCTCGCCGCGGGTGCCGCGGCAATAATCGGCCACAACTTCACCTGCTGGCTCCATTTCAAAGGCGGCAAGGGCATTGCCACCTCTGCCGGCGTCCTGGCCGGGCTGGTGCCGGTGGCGTTGCTGATCATTCTCGCCATCTGGATCGTGGTCTTTGCCTTTAGCCGCTACGTTTCGCTCGCCTCGATTTGCGCTGCCGCTGCCCTGCCCTTCTGCGCATGGCTACTGGGGGAAAGCCGCACGATCGTCCTCGTGCTATCCGCGTTGGCCGCCCTGGCGATCTACAAGCACAAGGCCAATATCCAGCGACTGTTGAACGGCACCGAGAACCGTATTGGCGGCAAAAGGGCCGCTCCGCCAGACTCACCCAAAGCCACCGCATGA
- a CDS encoding ThuA domain-containing protein gives MKISKHLIVLAAVSQLALAGCTKAADGVVYQGKAGAGQGRHIVFLAGDEEYRTEEGLPMLAKILAVRHGFKCTVLFSINPADGTIDPLTLTNIPGMAALGSADLCVMGLRFRELPDAQMKHFVDYLNAGKPIIALRTSTHAFKYDHNKTSPYAKFDWHSTAWTGGFGQQVLGETWVNHHGNHGKESTRGVINEALKDHPILRGVTDIWGPTDVYTVTHLPPGANVLVWGQVLSGMKPADPPVEGPKNNPMMPLAWVRDYVGEQGKTSKVFTTTMGAAVDLESEGLRRLLVNAAYWAVGLEEQIPASANVAYVGEYKPGWFGFGKFRPGLKPADLALPR, from the coding sequence ATGAAGATCAGCAAGCATTTGATCGTGTTGGCGGCCGTGTCGCAATTGGCCCTCGCAGGGTGCACGAAGGCAGCCGATGGCGTTGTCTATCAAGGCAAAGCGGGAGCAGGGCAGGGGCGGCATATTGTCTTTCTGGCGGGCGACGAGGAGTATCGCACGGAGGAAGGGCTGCCGATGTTGGCGAAGATCCTGGCGGTGCGGCACGGATTCAAGTGCACCGTCCTGTTCTCCATTAACCCTGCGGACGGCACGATTGACCCGCTCACGTTGACCAACATCCCGGGCATGGCGGCACTCGGCTCCGCCGACCTGTGCGTCATGGGCCTGCGCTTCCGCGAACTCCCTGATGCGCAGATGAAGCACTTCGTGGATTACCTCAATGCCGGCAAGCCAATCATCGCCTTGCGCACCAGCACCCATGCATTCAAATACGACCACAACAAGACCAGTCCATACGCCAAGTTCGACTGGCACAGCACGGCTTGGACAGGCGGCTTTGGCCAGCAGGTGCTCGGCGAAACCTGGGTGAACCACCACGGCAACCACGGCAAGGAGAGCACGCGCGGGGTAATCAACGAGGCGCTCAAGGATCATCCAATCCTGCGAGGGGTGACCGACATCTGGGGGCCAACCGATGTCTATACTGTCACCCACTTGCCCCCGGGCGCCAATGTGCTCGTCTGGGGCCAGGTCTTGTCAGGCATGAAACCTGCGGACCCGCCGGTCGAAGGTCCCAAAAACAACCCGATGATGCCACTCGCCTGGGTGCGCGATTATGTCGGGGAGCAGGGCAAAACCTCGAAAGTGTTCACCACCACAATGGGTGCGGCGGTAGACCTCGAAAGTGAAGGACTGCGCCGGCTCCTGGTTAATGCTGCCTACTGGGCGGTAGGGCTGGAAGAGCAAATCCCCGCCAGCGCCAACGTCGCTTATGTCGGCGAATACAAACCCGGCTGGTTTGGATTTGGCAAGTTCAGGCCCGGGTTGAAGCCCGCAGACCTCGCACTGCCGCGTTAG
- a CDS encoding NAD(P)H-dependent glycerol-3-phosphate dehydrogenase codes for MRVTVLGAGAWGTALARLLHQGGNGVTLWGHSTEWLEEIRRTGRNERFLPGVEVPREVVLESDLPRAIETAECIVVAVPSQPFREVTRHLAAYTKLIVSVTKGIEYDTGLTMCGVLSENAPGAKCAALSGPTFAVEVARDIPTAIVAASRDATTAAQVQQLFSRPAFRVYTSTDLLGVELGGSLKNVIAIAAGVGDGLGFGDNSKAALVTRAIVEIRRLGEACGAVGGTFTGLSGLGDLMVTCFSKHSRNRGFGERVGRGEKPARIAASLLTVAEGYPTARSAFQLSRKHGVITPVIDEVYAMLYEGKNVTRAVRDLMARDPKPE; via the coding sequence ATGAGAGTCACCGTGTTGGGTGCCGGGGCGTGGGGCACAGCTTTGGCGCGTCTGCTGCATCAGGGCGGCAATGGCGTCACACTTTGGGGGCACAGCACTGAGTGGCTGGAGGAGATCCGCCGAACCGGGCGCAACGAGCGGTTTCTGCCCGGTGTCGAGGTGCCGCGCGAGGTGGTTTTGGAGAGCGACCTGCCGCGGGCCATCGAGACGGCGGAGTGCATCGTGGTGGCTGTCCCGTCCCAACCTTTCCGTGAGGTGACACGCCATTTGGCTGCGTACACGAAGTTGATCGTCAGCGTTACCAAGGGCATTGAATACGACACCGGCTTGACGATGTGCGGGGTGCTGTCGGAAAACGCCCCTGGCGCCAAATGTGCGGCATTGTCCGGACCGACTTTTGCGGTCGAGGTCGCGCGCGATATCCCCACGGCCATTGTGGCGGCGAGCCGGGATGCAACTACGGCCGCGCAGGTGCAGCAGTTGTTTAGTCGGCCCGCGTTTCGGGTCTACACGAGCACGGACCTGCTCGGCGTTGAGCTGGGCGGTTCGTTGAAGAATGTCATTGCCATTGCCGCCGGCGTGGGTGATGGGCTGGGCTTTGGCGACAATTCAAAGGCTGCGCTCGTGACGCGAGCGATTGTGGAAATCCGCCGCCTCGGCGAGGCCTGCGGCGCGGTCGGCGGGACATTTACCGGCCTGAGCGGGCTGGGCGACTTGATGGTGACCTGCTTCTCGAAGCACAGCCGCAATCGCGGCTTTGGGGAGCGGGTTGGCCGGGGGGAAAAGCCGGCGAGGATCGCAGCCAGCCTGCTGACCGTGGCCGAGGGCTACCCGACGGCCCGCTCGGCTTTTCAACTTTCCCGCAAGCATGGGGTTATCACCCCGGTCATTGACGAGGTTTACGCGATGCTCTACGAGGGAAAGAACGTCACCCGGGCGGTGCGGGACTTGATGGCGCGCGACCCGAAACCGGAGTAG